A window from Prosthecochloris marina encodes these proteins:
- a CDS encoding META domain-containing protein yields MKRYFQLSPAFLMVFLLTSSLFLLSSCSPDGAKSEKEAVVASKEDEGAVNQDVSEKNVNPLVETQWRLVEFQSMDDEIGIQRPSDPLLYTMELKGDSTVHMRLNCNNASGTWTSEASSDPSNGSFEFGPLATTKALCPPPSMDEQIASHAQYVRSYLLKEGKLHLSLMADGGIYVWEPHGETP; encoded by the coding sequence GATATTTTCAGCTTTCACCGGCTTTCCTGATGGTATTTTTGCTGACATCATCCCTGTTCCTCCTTTCTTCCTGCAGCCCTGACGGTGCAAAAAGCGAAAAGGAGGCTGTAGTAGCTTCGAAAGAAGATGAAGGTGCCGTGAATCAGGATGTTTCAGAAAAAAATGTCAATCCTCTGGTCGAGACACAATGGCGTCTGGTGGAGTTCCAGTCGATGGATGATGAAATAGGAATACAAAGGCCAAGCGACCCATTGCTCTATACCATGGAGCTGAAAGGGGACAGTACGGTTCACATGCGTCTCAACTGTAATAACGCAAGCGGCACCTGGACTTCTGAAGCTTCTTCCGACCCCTCGAACGGCAGCTTCGAATTCGGTCCTCTCGCGACGACAAAAGCTCTTTGTCCTCCTCCAAGTATGGACGAGCAAATCGCCTCGCATGCTCAATATGTCCGGTCTTATCTGCTCAAAGAAGGAAAGCTTCACCTGAGCCTCATGGCTGACGGTGGCATCTACGTCTGGGAGCCCCATGGGGAAACACCTTAA